Within Planctomycetia bacterium, the genomic segment GATCTTTGACGGGCGGGGCGTATGGCTCGTCGGCGAAAGATGGAGAAGCGAACAGGAAGAGAAAGCAGAAAGATGCGAGGATGCGGTTCATGATCTGACCCGTAGTGTTTGGCATGGCGAAGCACGGAGGCTTCGACGCCGGACCACCCTGCAAAGTTCCAACGTATCGGTGTTGTGGACAAATATAGACGGAAAGTGCTACGGTTCGGGCATGTCTGATTTCACCTATTGCTGATGCTGACGAAACGCAGCCCGTCGGCCGTCCCCTGAAATTCGCATCCGTCGAAGAATTCGAAGCGAAGATCGCCGCGTATTTCAAAGAGATGGATCGCGAGGAAGACACGCGCGAATACGTCCACGGGAAGATCCTCGCAGAGTGTGTCCGCATTCTGAAGCCTACCGGCTCGATCTTCTGTCGGCTCTTTCTCCGATAAGGGCATGCTGATCCCAGTCGATATTCGGTTTTTCCCGATCCTTGAGTTATTAAGCCTGATCCCGCGGAAGCGCATCCCCTGAGCATGACAGCACGGCCTGCACGCGAAAACAAGTTCTCCGGACGGTACGAGACGATTCTTTGGTTCACGAAGTCGAATGAATACGTCTTCGATCTCGATGCAACCCGAGTTCCGCAGAAGTGACAAAACAAGAAGCATTTCCGAGGCAACAAGAAGGGCGAGCTTTCCTGCAATCCTGACGGGAAGAACCTCGGCGACATCTGGCTCTTTCAGAACGTGAAGCACAACCACGACGAGCAGACGATCCACCCGTGCCGATTTCCCGAAGACATGATCGCCCGCATAGTACTGGCGACGACGTCGAAGAGCGGCGTGGTCTTCGATCCGTACATGGGTACGTGAACCGTCGCCATCGTGGCGCGTGACCACGGACGCCACTTCATGGGCGCCGAGCTGGATGCGAAGTACCACGGCGTCGCGATGCGACGGCTTTCCGGAGAACCGGACGAGAACAACTGCTTCCCGAACCTCAAGACGCTCCGGAACTATGTCGAGAGAACGGGACAGTCGCCGAGCAAGTTCCGGTTCGACGTGCAAGTAGGCAGCAAGGCTACCGACCGCACGCATTCGAAGCGTTCGACCGAAGAGGATTTGTTGACGGAATTCGAAGTACGTTTGGGCTACGAGGAAGAAGCGTTCGCCGCCGATCTCCGGGGAACGGAACATCCGGTCGGCCACGGAATGAACGGCAAGAAGCAAAAGCCCGAGCCGCCGTTCGATTAGTCACGTTCATGATCGCGGAATGCGATTCCGACCGCTTCGGCATACGGCTTGCGTATATTAGCCGTCGCGAGCTTCCTTGAAGGCAAAGACTCGAAGAAACGAGACTTACTCCGCGCGCTCGGCTTTCGAAGTGTGCGGAAACGTCACTTGTCGGTGCAAAGCCGCTCGCCTTCGATCCGCTCGACCGCAAATTTCGCAGCAAACGTTTATCCGCTCAATTTTTGCACTTCGAATCCACCGACCACAAGAGAACACCATGATACACGAGGTTTCCGGCGACATTCTACTCACGAAGGCACAAGCCATCGCCCACGGCGTCGCTCCGAACGACCACTTCGACCATGGACTCGCTGCCGCCTTGCACGAAAAGTGGCCGACGATGGTGAAGGATTTTCGACACTACGCACATCAGACTCATCCTAAGCCCGGTGAAATCTGGACCTGGGGCGGTTTCGGTGTTCGAGTCTTCAACTTGCTGACTCAAGAAGGCGACCACGATCATGGGGCGAAGCCAGGCAAGGCCAAGGCTTCCAACGTCAACCATTGCCTTAAGCGACTACGGCATGAGTTAGAGAAGGAACAGATCAAGAGCGTCGCTCTGCCGAAGTTGGCGACCGGTGTCGGCGGATTGAATTGGAACGAGGTGCTACCGTTGATCCGCACGCATTTGGGTGAGCTCAATATCCCTGTCTACGTCTATACGGAGTACCAAAAGGGTACTCAGGCCAACGAACCGGGAGTGTGAAAGTCTCATTGGTTTCGGTATTAGCTCGGCGGCAGCTCCGTCTTCCTATCTGAACGCTTGCGGTCATTCGATGTTTGCTCCAGAGAATACCGGCGATGAGAAGCCACGTCCGTCGTTTGAAGTGCGTAGCTTCGGCCTTAGCCACCGCGGGCGAAAACGTGACCGCAACGAAGATTGTTTCTCCATTGCGGAGCTTGTGAGAACGCTGCAGGTTCAGCACACGAATATTCCGCAAGCCAAGACGAGCCTGAGCTCTCATCGGGCTTATGTTTTTCTGGTTGCCGACGGAGTCGGCGGTAGTCTGGCCGGAGAAGTCGCCAGCGGCCTCGGCGTGAAGGCGATCGAGGATTTCTTGCTGAACACGCTCAAGCGCTTCTCGAACCTCCAAAACAGTGAGGAGCAAGACGCACTACGTGGGTTTCAAGATGCACTTCGTCAGGCCGACTCACGCATTTTCGAGGAAACGGTCGGCCATCCGGAATGGCAGGGCATGGGCACGACGATGACGATGGCCTTCGCAGTCGATTGGCAGCTGTTCGTGGCTCATGCCGGCGATAGCCGCTGCTATCTGTATTCCGGCGGAAAGCTGCAGCGGTTGACTCAGGATCACACTATGAGCGCCGAGATGGCTCGGCTGGGAATGATCCCGGCGGAAAGTGTCGCCGGCCATCCCTGGCGAAATGTAGTCACCAATATCCTCGGTGGCAAAGAACGGGGTGTTAAAGTCGAATTGCACCACCTCGAACTACATCCCGACGACGTACTGCTACTTTGCTCCGACGGACTTACTGAGATGGTTCCGGAAGCACGGATCGCCGCCGTTCTTCAGCTTGAGAACGATCCTAAGCGAGCCTGTAAAAGTTTGATCGCGGAAGCGAATCGATCGGGTGGATACGACAATATCACTGCCCTCGTCGCTCGCATTCATTCGAGGTCGATCTGAGCGGCCTTGCATCTCTTCGGACCAAGCGGCGATGAAGATGAACGAGATAGGTGACTCCTAAATTACGGACCCGATCCCTTCGCGTTTGCGCTGAAACACGCAATCGACGATTCGTAAACGGATCGAGTCGCTTCATTCACTGCCGACGATCGGTTCTTGTCCGATTTGATCTGCAGAGCGGCGACGGCGACGAACATGCCGATCACCGTGAACAATATGACCAGCAGACCGACGCCGTAAATCGTTTGACTGGCCTCGTCGATGCGAATCGTTTTTCCTCGCCATTTTGAAAGCCGGGTTGCAACAACGCCGCAGATCCAACTCCAATGCAGCATGACGTGGATCAGAATTCCGAGCGACAGCGCTGCGAGGATGTTGAACTGCAATCCGACCCAAGCGTCGTAGCCATGCCCCCACAGGGTCCACCGCTCGGCTTGCGTTCCCGGCGGAAACACGAAGCGCACCACCACGGTTGCAACGACCAAAAGAGAGAAAACGCCCAAAAGGAGCGTGTCTAGTAAGAAGTTGAGAATCGTCCGCGACATGGATTCGGACCTCGAAAGGTGGGACTGACCCCGTCGTCCGCCTGGACATGCATTGCTCTGACGGCGCGTCGCGACCGTAGTCGATT encodes:
- a CDS encoding SpoIIE family protein phosphatase; protein product: MFAPENTGDEKPRPSFEVRSFGLSHRGRKRDRNEDCFSIAELVRTLQVQHTNIPQAKTSLSSHRAYVFLVADGVGGSLAGEVASGLGVKAIEDFLLNTLKRFSNLQNSEEQDALRGFQDALRQADSRIFEETVGHPEWQGMGTTMTMAFAVDWQLFVAHAGDSRCYLYSGGKLQRLTQDHTMSAEMARLGMIPAESVAGHPWRNVVTNILGGKERGVKVELHHLELHPDDVLLLCSDGLTEMVPEARIAAVLQLENDPKRACKSLIAEANRSGGYDNITALVARIHSRSI
- a CDS encoding macro domain-containing protein translates to MIHEVSGDILLTKAQAIAHGVAPNDHFDHGLAAALHEKWPTMVKDFRHYAHQTHPKPGEIWTWGGFGVRVFNLLTQEGDHDHGAKPGKAKASNVNHCLKRLRHELEKEQIKSVALPKLATGVGGLNWNEVLPLIRTHLGELNIPVYVYTEYQKGTQANEPGV